TTACTGATTATTTCTCAATAAATTTAATGTCAAACCCCATATAAAAATAAGCTGACTTATTCCTTCCTACACATGGCTAACtacaaatttttatttcattataatCCACAATTTGCTTAATATCATTCATCGtcctatttttttatttatcgaaATTGCAACATTCTGAACAACACTTGTTTTAGTCATGATTTCTTTTATATTCTTCTCATTCAAGTATATTGACAGTAAAATAAGATTAAATAGTAAATATAGTTGGCATCGGTACGACTAACAccaataataacaaaaatatgggaaaaaagAGAGCATATAATGATACagctaaaaatttaaaaaaaaaaaataccaaactcGAACTCCATTTTATGTTGCATATACCCTCCAACACAAAATAGACTACGAATAATACTCGCTAACTTTAACCGAATTAGATTTTGTAAAAACCCTTGCTTGagaacaatatataaaaaaaaacaaacaatttcATATTGGGAAAAAGTGGGAAAGAAAAGAGCACAAAATTCTATTACGTAgaataaatgaaattaaaatcaatgTAATTTTTGTGCATATGCACACGAAGCATTATCCGGATGgatattaaaaatatgtattcatCCTAAATTAGTAAGAATTACTAAAATGGTCACAGTGGAGAAGCACAATtgacaaaaataaaatgtaaaaaacAATCATATGCTGTACTCTGGAAAGGATGCTAAAGTAGATGTATCTGATTGATCCGTAATTAACTTGAATCACATCtcataaaatcaaaatcaagatctCAGCATAAGTCGATCTCTTCCTTTATAAGGCCACAGCAACAAAACATCCTTCaagacaaaaatatatataaccaaaGTTTTGGGTTCAAACccctcaaattattcaaatcgcgtaaaatttcacatttaaTGAATTCTCAGACTACCAACAAAAAGATTTTCATCACCATCCATTTCATATGTGGTGTTAGGAAATTAAGCTCCACCAGAGCCATATTTCTTTCCAAAGACAATCACCTGAAGCTTGTCGTAACCTGCAAGCACACCAGCACCAGCTACGGCACGAAGGATGTTTGCACCAGCACCCTTGAATAAAGATTTAGCACCCTCGTTCTTAAGAATTTGAGTAAACGCATCCATAGAGCTCTTGTATTTCACGGCTTCGCCAGATGTCATCATCATTCTTCTACGTACGGTGTCAATAGGGTAAGAGGCAAGCCCAGCACCATTTGTGATAAGCCAACCGAGTGCAAAGCTGGCAAAGAAACTATCCTGTAATCATGTAAACAAGGAAATCTCAGCAAATTTCTGAAGGAGCGAAATATCAATCAAAACTCAGAGAATTAGCTTTAGCCTGAATAATTGGTTTTAAGAAATGGATGCCGTTATGGATTTCAGATTATTCTAAGAATTATGTGATTCATTTGTTTAAAATGATATCTACAGAAGTTGAAACCCATAGGATTGAAAATTTTCCTACAAATGCATCGATTATaaacaatgaatttcaaattcttcacACAAATTTTTCAATAGGAACAAAATATAACTTCTTTCACCGTGAGCCTCGTGAATGATATACTTTACTAAAACTATCACAACCAGTAGGTAGAGGGTATATGAACCTGCAAGGATCCAGTCAGGAGTACTGGCTTCAAGGAATCGTACATTCCAAAGTACAGACCGCGATACACAATAATGCCGACACACGAGATATTGAACCCACGATAAAGACCAGCAATACCATCAGATTGCAGGGTCTTTCTATAAACATCGACCAAACCATTAAATTGCCTATCACCTCCTCCCTTCTTTGCAGCCTTGGCATCATTGGCAAGACGAGTTCGAGCATAATCCAAGGAGTAGACAAAAAGCAGTGAGGAAGCACCAGCGGCACCACCAGATGCAAGGTTGCCCGCAAACCATTTCCAGTAGCCATCTCGATCTTTTTTGAAGTTGAATAGTCTCT
This genomic interval from Primulina huaijiensis isolate GDHJ02 chromosome 14, ASM1229523v2, whole genome shotgun sequence contains the following:
- the LOC140957239 gene encoding ADP,ATP carrier protein, mitochondrial, yielding MADNHQHPTIIQKVANQLHLSSSFSQDVQARYGGFQRPVMYQRRFSNVAYTNAGLQYPMTCPATQKLSLISANASPVFVQAPSEKGVAGFAIDFLMGGVSAAVSKTAAAPIERVKLLIQNQDEMIKSGRLSEPYKGIGDCFKRTMQDEGVISLWRGNTANVIRYFPTQALNFAFKDYFKRLFNFKKDRDGYWKWFAGNLASGGAAGASSLLFVYSLDYARTRLANDAKAAKKGGGDRQFNGLVDVYRKTLQSDGIAGLYRGFNISCVGIIVYRGLYFGMYDSLKPVLLTGSLQDSFFASFALGWLITNGAGLASYPIDTVRRRMMMTSGEAVKYKSSMDAFTQILKNEGAKSLFKGAGANILRAVAGAGVLAGYDKLQVIVFGKKYGSGGA